In Bacillus sp. KH172YL63, one genomic interval encodes:
- a CDS encoding YjzC family protein — translation MGQSRQFRAGDKAPNNGEYIEIGETGSMVKNPQKLRMKAGDRFPENANHNRLWTYARKP, via the coding sequence ATGGGACAATCGCGACAATTCAGGGCGGGAGACAAGGCGCCGAATAACGGAGAATACATCGAAATCGGTGAAACCGGGAGCATGGTGAAAAACCCGCAGAAACTCCGGATGAAAGCAGGGGACCGGTTCCCGGAGAACGCCAATCACAACCGTCTATGGACATATGCAAGAAAGCCATAA
- a CDS encoding undecaprenyl-diphosphate phosphatase, whose amino-acid sequence MDFYLIMKYLFLGIFQGFTEPIPISSSGHLLLAQHFLGIDDATLTFEMLVNTASLLAVLIIYREDILRLIVNGLGYFKHKTPETKRDFHFILYLIIGTIPAGVIGVLFGDVIEKHLTKVVTVGITLIITGIALWMIRNLRGRKNDGDLNVKDAIIIGLAQAVALIPGISRSGATIVAAMASGMKAETALRFSFLLYIPVSVGVMVFGISDLMDDPDLASRALPYTVAFLSSLVASYFSLKWFMNIMAKGNLKYFAIYCGIAGAAVLIFA is encoded by the coding sequence ATGGATTTTTATCTGATAATGAAATATTTATTTTTAGGGATTTTTCAAGGCTTTACTGAGCCGATTCCGATCTCATCAAGTGGACACTTGCTGCTTGCCCAGCATTTCCTCGGAATCGATGATGCAACATTGACATTTGAAATGCTCGTCAATACGGCTTCACTGCTTGCTGTCCTCATCATATACCGGGAAGACATCCTTCGTCTGATCGTGAACGGTTTGGGTTACTTTAAACATAAAACACCTGAAACGAAACGTGATTTTCATTTCATTTTATACTTAATCATCGGTACGATCCCTGCCGGGGTGATTGGCGTGTTGTTCGGCGATGTGATTGAGAAGCATTTGACGAAAGTCGTTACGGTTGGTATCACGCTGATCATCACGGGTATCGCCCTCTGGATGATCCGAAATCTCCGAGGCAGAAAGAATGACGGAGATTTGAATGTGAAAGACGCGATTATCATCGGCCTTGCCCAGGCGGTAGCCCTCATCCCGGGTATTTCCCGGTCCGGTGCAACGATCGTAGCTGCCATGGCGAGCGGAATGAAGGCGGAAACGGCACTCCGTTTCTCCTTTCTCCTCTACATCCCAGTCAGCGTAGGGGTCATGGTATTTGGAATCAGCGACCTGATGGATGATCCGGATTTGGCTTCACGGGCGCTACCTTACACTGTCGCTTTCCTATCGTCACTTGTCGCTTCTTACTTCTCTTTGAAGTGGTTCATGAATATCATGGCTAAAGGAAACTTGAAGTACTTTGCGATCTATTGTGGAATTGCAGGTGCCGCTGTCCTGATTTTTGCATAG
- a CDS encoding Crp/Fnr family transcriptional regulator: MSETTKVPFEIKQLFTENGLLKPVEKGHFLFQEGNPAQEVYLIKRGRVQISKVIPDGRELSLRICSCDDVIGELTLFSQEAHYMLSGKIVEDGEIYVLPRESFEEALSHDNSLTIQWMKWIQLQNQQNQTKFRDLILHGKKGALYSTLIRMTNSYGKTVDKGILLDLPLTNQELANFCGTSREVVNRLLSELKKENVLIWEKGYLTIMDLDYLKEAIDCENCPVSICRID, translated from the coding sequence ATGAGTGAAACCACAAAAGTCCCTTTCGAGATAAAACAATTATTTACCGAGAACGGCTTATTGAAACCGGTTGAAAAAGGACACTTTTTGTTTCAAGAAGGCAACCCTGCACAAGAGGTGTACCTGATTAAAAGAGGACGGGTACAAATCAGTAAGGTGATTCCGGATGGCAGGGAACTCTCCCTGCGGATTTGTTCATGCGATGATGTTATTGGTGAGCTGACCCTGTTCAGCCAGGAAGCACATTATATGCTCAGCGGAAAAATCGTGGAAGACGGGGAAATCTATGTGCTGCCGAGAGAAAGTTTCGAAGAGGCCCTTTCCCATGACAATTCGCTGACCATTCAGTGGATGAAATGGATCCAGCTCCAGAATCAGCAGAACCAGACGAAATTCCGCGACCTCATCCTCCATGGAAAAAAGGGAGCCCTGTACTCTACCCTCATCCGCATGACAAACAGCTATGGCAAAACCGTCGATAAAGGAATCCTTCTCGACCTGCCACTGACAAATCAGGAATTGGCTAACTTCTGCGGGACTTCGAGGGAAGTGGTGAACCGGTTATTGAGTGAGTTAAAGAAAGAGAACGTTCTGATCTGGGAAAAAGGTTATTTGACGATTATGGATCTGGACTACCTGAAAGAAGCCATCGATTGTGAGAATTGTCCGGTTTCGATTTGCCGGATCGATTGA